The following coding sequences lie in one Methanopyrus sp. SNP6 genomic window:
- a CDS encoding RraA family protein: MEVPPSPVLSDALGKRYVLRGINHIVGPVPICGRAVTVLVEGTDWGTVVEAIDEAEEGDVLVIQARDRARAYWGGLSSLSAKRKGLAGTVVDGLVRDVDDVREIGYTVFARGVTPRAGTHRRSGKINVDLYVSGVLVRPGDVIVGDESGVVVVPDEEWEDALKRARETLELEDDIRADIAANRAWWEIVLDKLGGW, translated from the coding sequence CTTCTCCTGTCTTGAGCGATGCCCTAGGGAAGCGCTACGTACTCCGGGGAATCAATCACATCGTAGGCCCGGTACCGATCTGCGGACGAGCGGTGACTGTGCTTGTGGAAGGAACGGACTGGGGGACCGTGGTGGAAGCTATCGACGAAGCCGAGGAAGGTGACGTACTTGTAATCCAAGCCAGAGACAGGGCGAGGGCGTACTGGGGAGGTCTCTCCTCTCTATCAGCCAAGCGGAAAGGATTGGCCGGGACAGTCGTGGACGGATTGGTGAGGGACGTAGACGATGTACGCGAGATAGGCTACACCGTTTTCGCCCGCGGCGTTACCCCTAGAGCGGGAACCCACCGTCGATCCGGAAAGATTAACGTCGACCTGTACGTCTCGGGTGTGCTCGTGCGTCCCGGTGATGTTATAGTGGGGGACGAGAGCGGCGTCGTGGTCGTTCCCGATGAGGAGTGGGAAGATGCGCTCAAGCGGGCCCGTGAGACACTCGAATTGGAGGATGACATTAGGGCCGACATCGCGGCTAACCGTGCATGGTGGGAGATCGTGCTGGATAAGTTAGGGGGATGGTGA
- a CDS encoding inorganic diphosphatase: MNLWKDLEPGPNPPDVVYAVIEIPRGSRNKYEYDEERGYFKLDRVLYSPFHYPLDYGFIPRTLYDDGDPLDILVIMQDPTFPGCVIEARPIGLMKMLDDSDQDDKVLAVPTEDPRFKDVKDLDDVPKHLLDEIAHMFSEYKRLEGKETEVLGWEGADAAKEAIVHAMELYEEEHG; encoded by the coding sequence ATGAACTTATGGAAAGACCTGGAACCGGGCCCGAATCCACCCGACGTAGTGTACGCGGTGATAGAAATCCCACGTGGCTCGAGGAACAAGTACGAGTACGACGAAGAGCGTGGGTACTTCAAGCTGGATCGGGTACTATACTCACCGTTCCATTACCCGCTGGACTACGGGTTCATCCCCAGAACGCTGTACGACGACGGTGACCCACTCGACATCTTAGTGATCATGCAAGATCCCACGTTCCCCGGATGCGTCATAGAGGCACGACCGATCGGTCTGATGAAGATGTTGGACGACAGCGATCAGGACGACAAGGTTCTGGCGGTGCCCACTGAGGACCCCAGGTTCAAGGACGTTAAGGACCTGGACGACGTTCCAAAGCACCTGCTCGACGAAATCGCCCACATGTTCTCCGAGTACAAGCGACTGGAAGGCAAGGAGACCGAAGTACTCGGATGGGAAGGTGCGGACGCGGCTAAGGAAGCCATAGTTCACGCGATGGAGTTGTACGAGGAGGAGCACGGGTGA
- a CDS encoding DNA-directed RNA polymerase: protein MYELVELETTVRIPPTQFTSDVEDAVLKALENDVEGKLFREDDTGEPIGFVVFVDEILDVENEGIFPGDGSSYHRVRFRALVFRPVEREVVMGEVTKVKEYGAFVRLGPLDGLLHVSQILDEYMYYDGAREALVGEETGRELKRGDIVKVMIIGVSLNEERPRDSKIALTVKRPGLGKPEWWE, encoded by the coding sequence TTGTACGAGCTCGTGGAACTTGAGACCACGGTTAGAATTCCTCCCACTCAATTCACCTCCGACGTCGAGGATGCCGTGCTCAAGGCCTTAGAGAACGACGTCGAGGGGAAGCTCTTCCGGGAAGACGACACCGGTGAGCCCATCGGATTCGTGGTCTTCGTGGACGAAATTCTTGATGTGGAGAACGAGGGCATTTTCCCCGGCGATGGCTCCTCCTACCACCGCGTAAGGTTTAGGGCTCTGGTCTTCCGCCCGGTGGAGCGCGAAGTGGTAATGGGCGAAGTAACCAAGGTAAAGGAGTACGGAGCCTTCGTGCGTCTGGGACCGCTAGACGGTCTTCTGCATGTTTCCCAGATCCTCGACGAGTACATGTACTACGACGGAGCCCGAGAGGCGCTAGTCGGTGAGGAGACAGGCCGGGAGCTCAAACGGGGTGATATAGTTAAAGTGATGATTATCGGTGTGAGCCTCAACGAGGAACGGCCCAGAGACTCGAAAATCGCATTGACAGTGAAGAGACCTGGTCTAGGAAAGCCGGAGTGGTGGGAATGA